The sequence GGGTATATTGTGCTATTAGCATGTTTTCAAAAATAAAATAACGTCATGAGAATCGTTTAAAACGATACATGGCTCCGTCAGGTACCCAAATAAAAAAGAGCCTGTATCTTTTCTTTTAAGTACCCCTAAAAGTGTCTGAAATTGTGGGTGCACTTCTTCTTATGATACAGGCTCTTTTAAATATTATTCTACTTCCATTTTTACACTCGTCTTCGCATTACAATCCATATCCATCTTCATTCCATTTATCTCCATATCAATCTTATACTTCGTATCTGCATCAGACTTATCCATCATCTTCTTGTCTATATCAAAAATCATCACACCTGTTCCACTACCAGTACCTGTGATCTTGTAAGGCGTATCTGTCATACTCATATCCATAGCAATATCCTGCTTCAGATCAAATATCGCTTTACTCCCTTTGATCTCCTTCAGCGTATACTTCGCATGCACTTTCATCTTCACCTGCATCTGTGCAATAGGCATTACCAGCGGTGTCTCCTGGTCAAAAGAATCTCCGATCTTCAATTCATTTTCAGGAAATTTGATTGCCGCCTGTATATTGTTGACGATGGTTTTCAAATTGGCTCTCATACCTTCATCCAGATTACCAATGATCGTATCTACCTTGATTTTGCCATCCCCTTCGGTTGTACCTTTTATCACTGCATCTGAAAACGGGTTGGTTTCCTGTGTATTTTCCTGTCCGCCAATATTGGTGGTAACGCTCATTTTATCATAGGTGATCGTCACAGGGATCTTCTTATCTGCCTGCGTGGCACCGGTTTTGGTGGTCATAAACATACCCTGGTTCATCGTCATGGTCATTGGGCTTTTCATGCCGCTGGCACTTAATTGTTCCATCATCGCTGAATCTCCGCTCATGTTCATGACCATGTTCATCTGGTTATTCATTTCGGTTTTGTAAACCTTATTAGGCGACAGTGAACCATTTAGCAAAACCTTTTTCTGAGCATTGGTACATTGCGTAAATGCGCTCAGCAGGAGTAACATGTACAATCGATAGTGTCTCATTTCTCAATTAGCTTTTTAATATTTATAGGGATGTCTATAAAGGTGCTGATAACAGGACTCGAACCTGTGTCCACCCGAATAAGGGCCGGGCGCTCTGCCGCTGAGCTATACCAACTAATTTTTCAATATTTTTCCCGAAAACCATTTCCTGCCAGCATGGGCTACATCTTCGGGGCGTAGTCTTAGTAGTAAGGAGTTGTACATAAAATCAATATCGGGCATCCTCAAAAATAATAAAAAAGAAGATGTATCAATAAAAAAATAGCCCCCAAAAAGCATATAGCTTTTTGGGGGCATATTACCTTTTGAAGATATTATTGTTTAATGATCTTCGTCGTACTCACTTCTTTTGTTCCATTCTTCACTCTTATTATATACACACCTGGAGTTAATGTAGAAATATCCAGCTGTAAATTTGCCGCATTCACTTCACGACGCATTACCTGACGGCCGTTTATATCAAACAGGCTTACTTCTGATTTCCCTTTCACACCAGCAAGGTTAATGTTCACCACACTATTGGCAGGATTTGGATATACCTGCACCTTGTCCTGATCGCTGGTAAGGTCAACGGAACGGGTGGCAGTACCCAATGCTACCCGCAGGGTGTAACAGGTAGTTGCGCTATTCGCACCATTGTAACCATATACCTGTACATAGTAAGTACCTGCACTGACTGTACGACTGATGCTTTCACTCGTCGTACCGGATGCCTGTGAAACATTCAGCTGTGTACCTGAGCTGTTATACAGTTTCAGGTCATAATCACCAGGCAATGTACCCAAAGTAATGGTAATTGTACCACTGGTAGTGATCACGAATTTATAATAATCCACGTCTCCACTTGGGCTGATCAGACCAGTGACATCTGTATTAAATGGAATGGTAGCAGCACCTGAGGTCGTGCCATTGGTAGAATTATCCAATGTATTAGCACAACCTGAAGCTGTGAGGGTCGTAAATTGTGCTGCAATATATGAACCGCTGCCACTTGTACAATTGGTTCTTACTCTCCAGTCATACAGGGAAGCCGCTGTTAAGCCACTTAAGGTAACAGAAGTAGCAGTAGTGGCAGTCGCCGCACTTGTCCAGGTAGAAGACGAATTCAGTTTATAGTCTACGCTATAACTTGTTGCACCACTTGCAGCCGTCCAGCTTACAGTAGCTCCGGTAGATGTAACAGAAGCACTTGTCAGCGCGGTAGGCACATTACAGCTATCAGTAGAGATGGTGGTAAACTGTGCAGCAGTATACGTACTGGTATCGCTGGTGCAGGTGGTTCTTACTCTGTAGTCATAAGTAGTACCCTGGGTCAAACCGGTCAGGCTTACAGAAGTAGCAGTTGTAGCAGTCGCTGCACTGATCCATGTACTGGATGAGGTAGCTTTGTAATCTACTTTGTAAGATGCCGCACCGCTTACAGCTGTCCATCCTACGGTAGCGGATGTAGTTGTCACGGAAGAGGAAGTTAACCCTGTTGGTGCAGCGCAACCCGTACCGGCAGTGATAGTGAAGTTGGTATTAGAAATATCAAAGAAGATATTGCCAACAGCTTCTACCTTTATTCTGGCAGTAGTGGTGGGGGTATTGGGAATCGTTACCACCTCACTACCATCGTTCGGCGTACTTGCAACCAGTGTGCTGAAGGTCGTACCACCATCGGTAGAGAGGGAGATCTTTACATTGGCTGTGCTCACTGGTGATGCGGTGGTGCTGGCTACATTCCAGGTGATGGTCTGGGATGAATTGCCTGCCCATGATACAGCGGTATTAGGCGCCGTTACTGCAAACGGACCTGATGTATTCGAAACGGTTACCGTTACATCCGCATAATTCGTTTGACCGACAGACACCGGTGAAGTCGAACTATAAGGTGCATTATCCCTTACAGTTAACCGGAAATGCAAAGTCCTTGACACAGAACTCAGTGCTTCCGTATTCGCACTTGCATCGCCACCGGTCAATGGTCCGGATACTAAACTACCTGCCAG is a genomic window of Chitinophaga sp. LS1 containing:
- a CDS encoding reprolysin-like metallopeptidase — protein: MRQVLLFVTALLCSTLSFAQNYWRPHTDGARITPDKSVSRLAFPAEYKLFDLDLTPLRTEAFRAVGNTATHGTIISLPNADGQIEQFEIVEASNFEPALQAKFPDIRAFSGKGITDKSAILKLSISPQGIQTTVFRVEKETEFIEPYSSDHTVYSVFKKQPKALPWKCGTPEQKLVTDLSNNVAARSTGDLKTLRLAQSVTAEYSNYFGATSSSQVALVLAAVNATLTRCNGVYEKDLALHLNLVSTTTNVFYYNSSTDPYSNASTGASGSWNSELQSTLTSVIGAANYDIGHLFGASGGGGNAGCIGCICVDASKGSGFTSPADAIPQGDNFDIDYVAHEVGHQLGANHTFSYGNEGTGVNVEPGSGITIMGYAGITSYDLAPHSIDIFHAVSIGQIQTNLSSKTCPTTTSISANNATPVVSGGSSYTIPISTPFALTGSATDANASDVLTYCWEQTDNASSSQTGSSSVASASKASGPNWISFAPTTTPTRYFPKLATILAGSLVSGPLTGGDASANTEALSSVSRTLHFRLTVRDNAPYSSTSPVSVGQTNYADVTVTVSNTSGPFAVTAPNTAVSWAGNSSQTITWNVASTTASPVSTANVKISLSTDGGTTFSTLVASTPNDGSEVVTIPNTPTTTARIKVEAVGNIFFDISNTNFTITAGTGCAAPTGLTSSSVTTTSATVGWTAVSGAASYKVDYKATSSSTWISAATATTATSVSLTGLTQGTTYDYRVRTTCTSDTSTYTAAQFTTISTDSCNVPTALTSASVTSTGATVSWTAASGATSYSVDYKLNSSSTWTSAATATTATSVTLSGLTAASLYDWRVRTNCTSGSGSYIAAQFTTLTASGCANTLDNSTNGTTSGAATIPFNTDVTGLISPSGDVDYYKFVITTSGTITITLGTLPGDYDLKLYNSSGTQLNVSQASGTTSESISRTVSAGTYYVQVYGYNGANSATTCYTLRVALGTATRSVDLTSDQDKVQVYPNPANSVVNINLAGVKGKSEVSLFDINGRQVMRREVNAANLQLDISTLTPGVYIIRVKNGTKEVSTTKIIKQ